From the genome of Hyperolius riggenbachi isolate aHypRig1 chromosome 9, aHypRig1.pri, whole genome shotgun sequence, one region includes:
- the TNFAIP2 gene encoding tumor necrosis factor alpha-induced protein 2, with amino-acid sequence MKTLRKKMAELAQVATTENSIGEEKKKKKKGITHGIKKVFKNVTSPHPRPHSPVLPVKEELTAADIQKLIEGKKFWYASEGLVDLEHKIPVGTETEEKEKLEQLHDKLEIEVSQTIKDSLTIRDADLVKQAVQAIVVQEAEDDKCGNDLSTANKTRPKGWKKTWERAVKQSVEERLDKVLLESPMNESSSTLSQTSQLLGKAFKDDLISIATHYKACYPEEYDVCNTYAQHYHRILKSQIESIIQFELCNKDIHFLLCWVHNLYPNLILKHLNSVDESRLESLIPLHRIRQFENDFLPSEAESVGRHMNKALDLEVALWKDGKEPKKLGELYLSELHIDVIQCYDGGLKSAAEIKPELVERLAPLLAEELEKLLRRFKRLLGEFLEKNKTQASYQAICIANLNCCQHFREFVTHTDRKFTASRRQELMSIVKELEDAMYESMLQDLFIDLKSLFRRMSQGGNPFSYQTMKEIMKITGEFVSRFKTLCTPCHKDLILKIHFYLVKEHLTRILKKKVSQKNVQQLQTLANQIKENAALINDFFTFHGSEEEHLMAVLPKIAEIIRLQDLSAVQLEVATMVAAYPDIRNKQIEAILYIKGNLSRSETKSILKIADAVDRDPNKQKTKLFELIKSY; translated from the exons ATGAAGACATTAAGGAAAAAAATGGCTGAATTGGCACAGGTCGCCACAACTGAAAACTCCATaggggaggagaagaagaagaagaagaaggggaTCACCCACGGGATAAAGAAAGTGTTCAAGAATGTCACGTCGCCTCATCCAAGACCGCATTCTCCAGTGCTGCCAGTGAAGGAGGAGCTAACAG CTGCAGATATACAGAAACTAATAGAAGGAAAGAAATTCTGGTATGCCAGTGAAGGCCTAGTTGACTTGGAACACAAGATTCCTGTTGGAACCGAAACAGAGGAGAAGGAGAAACTTGAACAACTTCATGACAAACTTGAGATTGAAGTATCTCAGACCATTAAAGACTCCCTCACTATAAGAGACGCAGATCTtgtgaaacaagctgtgcaggccATTGTGGTGCAAGAAGCAGAAGACGACAAGTGTGGCAACGACCTGAGCACAGCCAATAAGACGAGGCCGAAGGGATGGAAAAAGACCTGGGAGAGGGCCGTAAAGCAGTCTGTAGAGGAACGCCTTGACAAGGTTCTCCTGGAGTCACCCATGAATGAATCCTCCTCTACATTGTCACAAACTTCTCAACTTCTGGGAAAAGCTTTCAAGGATGACCTCATCAGTATAGCGACGCATTACAAGGCGTGTTACCCGGAGGAATATGATGTGTGTAACACGTACGCACAGCATTACCACCGTATCCTGAAGTCACAGATTGAAAGCATCATCCAATTCGAGCTGTGCAACAAAGAcatccacttcctgctctgctgggTGCATAACCTTTACCCAAA CTTAATCTTGAAGCATTTGAACAGCGTTGATGAGTCGCGACTGGAGAGCCTCATCCCTCTGCACAGGATCCGTCAATTCGAGAACGATTTTCTGCCTTCGGAAGCT GAATCGGTTGGAAGGCACATGAATAAAGCGTTAGACTTGGAAGTGGCGCTTTGGAAAGATGGCAAAGAACCAAAGAAGCTGGGGGAGTTGTACCTCTCTGAGCTCCACATCGACGTCATTCAG TGTTACGATGGCGGGCTGAAGAGCGCAGCTGAGATCAAGCCGGAATTGGTGGAACGGCTGGCCCCGCTCCTGGCAGAAGAACTGGAGAAGTTGCTGAGGAG ATTTAAAAGGCTATTGGGAGAATTTTTGGAGAAAAACAAGACGCAGGCTTCATATCAAGCAATCTGTATCGCCAACCTAAACTGCTGCCAGCACTTCAG GGAATTTGTTACTCACACGGACAGGAAGTTTACGGCAAGCAGAAGGCAGGAGCTGATGTCCATTGtgaaggagctggaggatgccatgTACGAGTCTATGCTCCAGGACCTCTTTATAGACTTGAAG TCTCTGTTCAGGAGGATGTCCCAAGGAGGCAATCCCTTCAGTTACCAAACCATGAAGGAAATCATGAAAATTACAGGGGAATTCGTTTCACGTTTCAAAACATTGTGTACTCCCTGCCACAAG GACTTGATATTAAAAATCCACTTTTATCTGGTCAAAGAGCACTTGACCCGAATCCTGAAGAAGAAGGTCAGCCAAAAGAACGTGCAGCAGCTGCAGACTCTGGCCAATCAGATCAAGGAGAACGCAGCGCTCATTAACGACTTCTTCACCTTCCAT GGTTCAGAGGAGGAGCACCTGATGGCGGTATTACCTAAGATAGCGGAGATCATCAGACTGCAGGATCTGAGCGCCGTGCAGCTGGAAGTGGCCACTATGGTTGCAGCCTATCCAGATATTCG GAACAAGCAGATTGAAGCCATCCTGTACATTAAGGGCAACCTAAGCAGAAGTGAAACAAAATCCATTTTAAAGATCGCCGATGCCGTTGATCGAGACCCCAACAAGCAGAAAACAAAACTGTTTGAGTTGATTAAAAGCTATTAA